Proteins from one Cellulosilyticum lentocellum DSM 5427 genomic window:
- a CDS encoding ECF-type riboflavin transporter substrate-binding protein: MKNNKTLSIRTIVAIGIGSAVFLILGRFASIPTGIPNTEIQTAYAFLALMAVLYGPLAGASIGFIGHTLKDITAYGSPWFSWIIASAVVGLIIGFSVKALKLQDGYFGKKQLILFNVFQVIANGMAWGIVAPTLDILIYAEPSNKVYIQGAVSGISNIITIGVLGSILLASYAKTRIKTGSLKLED, encoded by the coding sequence ATGAAAAATAACAAAACACTTTCTATACGTACAATTGTAGCCATAGGAATTGGATCAGCAGTCTTTTTAATCTTAGGACGTTTTGCTTCTATTCCTACGGGGATTCCCAATACAGAAATTCAAACAGCTTATGCTTTTTTAGCATTAATGGCTGTGCTTTATGGCCCTCTAGCTGGTGCCTCTATTGGATTCATCGGACATACATTAAAGGATATTACAGCTTATGGGTCCCCATGGTTTAGCTGGATTATTGCTTCGGCTGTAGTTGGACTCATTATTGGTTTTTCAGTCAAAGCCTTAAAACTTCAAGATGGCTATTTTGGTAAAAAACAACTTATCCTCTTTAATGTGTTCCAAGTTATAGCAAATGGAATGGCTTGGGGGATTGTTGCTCCTACTTTAGATATACTCATTTATGCCGAGCCAAGTAATAAGGTTTATATTCAAGGAGCAGTATCTGGAATCTCTAATATTATAACTATCGGCGTATTAGGTTCTATTTTATTAGCTTCTTATGCTAAAACTAGAATCAAAACCGGAAGTTTAAAACTTGAAGACTAA
- the recQ gene encoding DNA helicase RecQ, translating into MNPLNILKKYYGYDAFRPGQEELIQAILSGKDALGIMPTGGGKSICYQVPALLLDGVTIVISPLISLMKDQVDTLKEYGIEAELINSTLSTKEFREIRANARMGAYKLLYVAPERLETESFMDLIREVPVSMVAVDEAHCVSQWGHDFRPSYRRVSQILYALPKRPIVAAFTATATPLVKEDIIKLLELNKPFELTSSFDRPNLYFEVRKPENKLHETEMYLREHVGESGVIYCATRKGVDDLYERLLRLGLPCTKYHAGLSEAERSSNQDDFLYDRVSVMIATNAFGMGIDKPNVRFVLHYNMPKNMEGYYQEAGRAGRDGEEAQCILLFGTQDIMTNRYLIENANGLGRQIEYDKLNSMVDYCNTESCLRNYILNYFGQQTLEEDCHHCGSCNNDTEESDITVEAQKILSCVKRMKERFGSTQVADVLKGSNTQKIKSFKFNELTTYGVMKDYPKDTIKELISFLVAEGYLQLVGTQYPIIQLTEASYEVLKGKKPVTIKRILVKETTPVRSRSGLDAKVDLVLFEKLRSIRYDIAHKQHIQPFMVFPDTTLKEMSSRYPTTDEALLQVSGVGEHKLNKYGQDFIAIIKTYVDENNIDISKALASLSKKHSEPLSNLEGEATLDGNTIPKKSSPRDSHKLTYELYMQGKGIHEIADERNLTQMTVENHLIKCVQEGLPIDFTQFIPSEYEEQIIEAIEECGATLLKPIKEMLPEEVTYTAIKFALIKYGKS; encoded by the coding sequence ATGAATCCATTAAATATACTAAAGAAATATTATGGTTATGATGCCTTTAGACCTGGGCAAGAAGAATTGATTCAGGCTATCTTATCAGGCAAAGATGCATTAGGGATTATGCCAACTGGTGGGGGAAAATCCATATGCTATCAAGTACCAGCACTTTTATTGGATGGAGTGACTATTGTTATTTCTCCTCTTATTTCTTTGATGAAAGATCAAGTAGATACACTTAAAGAGTACGGCATTGAAGCAGAGCTTATTAATTCCACTCTAAGTACAAAAGAATTTAGAGAAATTAGAGCCAATGCTAGAATGGGAGCATACAAGCTTTTATATGTAGCACCAGAACGTCTAGAGACTGAGAGTTTTATGGATTTAATAAGGGAGGTTCCTGTTTCTATGGTTGCAGTGGATGAAGCCCATTGTGTGAGTCAGTGGGGACATGACTTCAGACCTAGTTATAGAAGAGTTAGTCAAATACTTTACGCTCTTCCTAAGAGACCAATTGTAGCCGCTTTTACAGCAACAGCGACGCCCCTTGTCAAAGAAGATATTATTAAGCTTTTAGAACTCAATAAACCATTTGAGTTAACCAGTAGTTTTGATAGACCTAACCTTTATTTTGAAGTAAGAAAGCCAGAAAATAAACTTCACGAAACTGAAATGTATCTAAGAGAACATGTTGGTGAAAGTGGTGTGATTTACTGTGCAACTAGAAAAGGCGTAGATGATCTCTATGAAAGACTACTTAGGCTAGGTTTACCATGTACAAAATATCATGCGGGTTTAAGTGAAGCTGAGCGAAGTAGCAATCAAGATGACTTTTTATATGATAGAGTATCAGTGATGATTGCGACTAATGCCTTCGGAATGGGGATAGATAAACCAAATGTAAGATTCGTATTACATTATAATATGCCTAAGAATATGGAAGGCTATTATCAAGAAGCAGGTCGTGCGGGTCGTGATGGAGAAGAAGCACAGTGTATTTTACTTTTTGGTACACAAGATATTATGACTAATCGTTATTTAATTGAAAATGCTAATGGATTGGGTAGACAAATAGAATATGACAAGTTAAATAGCATGGTTGATTACTGTAATACTGAAAGTTGTCTTAGAAACTATATTTTAAATTATTTTGGTCAGCAAACCCTAGAAGAAGATTGTCATCATTGTGGTAGCTGTAATAATGATACGGAAGAATCGGACATCACAGTAGAAGCACAAAAAATCCTGAGTTGCGTTAAACGAATGAAAGAACGTTTTGGTAGTACTCAGGTAGCAGATGTACTGAAGGGATCAAATACTCAAAAAATCAAAAGCTTCAAATTTAATGAACTTACTACTTATGGGGTAATGAAGGACTATCCAAAAGATACAATTAAAGAATTAATCTCATTTTTAGTAGCAGAGGGCTATTTACAATTAGTAGGCACCCAATATCCTATTATCCAGCTTACAGAAGCGAGTTATGAAGTATTAAAGGGAAAAAAGCCAGTCACCATTAAGCGTATTTTAGTCAAAGAAACAACCCCAGTAAGAAGTAGATCTGGATTAGATGCAAAGGTAGACCTAGTTTTATTTGAGAAACTTAGAAGTATACGATATGATATTGCTCATAAACAGCATATTCAGCCGTTTATGGTATTTCCAGACACCACTTTAAAGGAAATGAGCAGTAGATATCCTACAACAGATGAAGCACTTCTTCAAGTATCAGGAGTAGGAGAACATAAGTTAAACAAATATGGCCAAGACTTTATAGCCATTATTAAAACTTATGTAGATGAGAATAATATAGATATTAGTAAAGCGTTAGCTTCATTAAGTAAGAAACATTCCGAACCACTATCTAATCTGGAGGGAGAAGCTACTTTAGATGGAAATACCATACCAAAGAAATCATCACCTAGAGATAGTCATAAATTAACCTATGAGCTTTATATGCAGGGAAAGGGAATTCATGAAATAGCTGATGAAAGAAATCTTACTCAGATGACAGTGGAAAATCATCTTATAAAATGTGTCCAAGAAGGATTACCGATAGATTTTACACAGTTTATACCATCAGAATATGAGGAACAAATTATAGAAGCTATTGAAGAGTGTGGTGCTACCCTGCTTAAACCGATTAAAGAAATGTTACCTGAAGAAGTTACGTATACTGCTATTAAGTTTGCACTTATAAAGTATGGCAAATCATAG
- a CDS encoding Rho termination factor N-terminal domain-containing protein — protein sequence MELSYGKKELEQIAKLYGIKGAYKLKKAELIEALLEAIPQKMPEILPMLDEIDIKNFEALFNQNKIIDNDDELECYYNLMELELVQFIEVDKKRQLIVADLVKDAYKKIDMVPIMEKIKLNSAMRRHIISILNLYGVVKLNWAVELYNRNHAQAINELELAQFVKKDMRLVCQCKVIEDYIVEETIYALDKTNFKDFIEATIDKEYYIPSQELLDKMYDERYYEPSIPIEKLKAYLKKTYIMEETLIEEAIIAVTMIARVDCDRSGQTMEIILEELANLGVEFKNLAEINEIVKHITAVVNGTRKWINKGFTTQELSPHIFDEKTGQKIKVIDIGRNAPCPCGSGKKYKKCCSNK from the coding sequence ATGGAATTATCATATGGAAAAAAGGAGCTAGAACAAATAGCTAAATTATATGGAATCAAAGGAGCATACAAATTAAAAAAAGCGGAATTAATAGAAGCTTTACTTGAAGCAATTCCTCAAAAGATGCCAGAGATTCTACCTATGTTAGATGAAATAGATATTAAAAATTTCGAAGCACTTTTTAATCAAAATAAGATAATAGATAATGACGATGAATTAGAATGCTATTACAACTTGATGGAATTAGAGTTAGTACAATTTATAGAAGTTGATAAAAAGCGCCAGTTAATAGTAGCAGATTTAGTTAAAGATGCTTATAAAAAAATAGATATGGTTCCTATTATGGAAAAAATAAAACTAAATAGCGCTATGAGAAGACATATTATAAGTATACTAAACTTATATGGCGTTGTTAAATTAAATTGGGCTGTAGAACTTTATAATAGAAACCACGCACAAGCAATTAATGAGCTAGAACTAGCACAGTTTGTAAAGAAGGATATGCGACTAGTATGTCAATGCAAAGTCATAGAAGATTATATTGTCGAGGAAACAATTTATGCATTAGACAAAACTAATTTTAAAGATTTTATAGAGGCTACTATAGATAAAGAATATTATATACCTTCTCAAGAATTATTAGACAAGATGTATGATGAAAGGTACTATGAGCCAAGCATTCCTATTGAAAAGCTAAAAGCCTATCTGAAAAAGACCTATATAATGGAAGAAACTCTAATAGAAGAAGCAATCATAGCAGTTACAATGATTGCTAGGGTTGATTGCGATCGTAGTGGACAGACGATGGAAATTATCCTTGAAGAACTTGCGAATCTGGGAGTGGAGTTTAAGAATTTAGCTGAAATCAATGAAATTGTTAAACACATTACAGCTGTTGTAAATGGGACGAGAAAGTGGATTAATAAAGGATTTACGACCCAAGAATTAAGCCCTCATATCTTTGATGAAAAGACAGGACAAAAAATCAAAGTTATTGATATTGGAAGAAATGCACCATGTCCTTGCGGGAGTGGAAAGAAGTATAAGAAATGTTGTTCTAATAAATAA
- a CDS encoding metal-sensing transcriptional repressor has protein sequence MNSEKKKALQSLKTAKGQIEGIIRMIEDERYCMDISNQILAAQSLLKRANLLILEQHLSHCVKDACHNEENADEKINEIITIIEKLMSK, from the coding sequence ATGAATTCAGAAAAGAAAAAGGCATTACAGTCTTTAAAAACAGCAAAGGGTCAAATTGAAGGAATTATAAGAATGATAGAAGATGAGAGATATTGTATGGATATATCCAATCAAATACTAGCAGCACAGTCGTTGCTAAAACGGGCTAACCTATTAATATTAGAGCAACATTTATCACATTGTGTAAAAGATGCATGCCATAATGAAGAAAATGCAGATGAAAAGATTAATGAGATTATTACTATAATAGAAAAACTCATGAGTAAATAG
- a CDS encoding GNAT family N-acetyltransferase, which translates to MVVAYVLNGECDKQYSNGTWEYPEASYWIIHRLCVSSKFQNQKIGNRTSQYIEKQVLENDIESIRLDAFVQNPYVIRLYEKLLSNQKQ; encoded by the coding sequence ATCGTAGTAGCTTATGTATTAAACGGAGAGTGTGATAAACAATACAGCAATGGTACATGGGAATATCCAGAGGCAAGTTATTGGATTATACATAGGCTATGTGTAAGCTCTAAGTTTCAAAATCAGAAAATCGGAAATCGTACAAGTCAATACATAGAGAAGCAAGTATTAGAAAATGATATTGAGTCAATAAGGCTAGATGCTTTCGTGCAAAACCCATACGTCATTAGATTATACGAAAAGCTATTGAGTAACCAAAAGCAGTAA